The Cryptococcus neoformans var. neoformans B-3501A chromosome 7, whole genome shotgun sequence genome window below encodes:
- a CDS encoding hypothetical protein (HMMPfam hit to Pkinase, Protein kinase domain, score: 239.7, E(): 5.2e-69) gives MEADEPPRYPDIQGYYLSREIGGGGFSKVYRAVHRQTRGLAACKVINLYVNPAWGLGTPNIKELQKEVQVHKALKNPYILEFLHHETIKIDNPDHYTPGLYMLLELAVGGDLFDKIAPDVGVPEDLAKFYFAQMVAGVEFIHAKGIAHRDLKPENLLLAANGNLKITDFGLCAVFRHKGKTRLLSGRCGSLPYVAPELGVPAGQGYAAEPVDIWGMGVVLYTLLVGNTPWDEPSESSPEFCAYRTGELFNYDPWTRIRGQALDILKGLLCIDPQQRLTIPGIKHHPWCMTQSQLRREQLSEALTQGIRQEGMMAYADPVFRSGESQAYAASRGARLAGDTDWLNKEESQFMRGTGNITQSGDLMTITTRFWMALPPNEAFQILAAFLQSDVADANGSVRAVAAPSAPGDSFPGSHGAAGGGGGGGGGGGVIKLHKAAGHQYVEGKVLVLPSDSLAAEGQSLVIMQRAKGSILHWRALWWSVVRANELQDYVIRGDM, from the exons ATGGAAGCCGACGAGCCGCCCAGGTACCCAGATATCCAGGGGTACTATCTCAGCAGGGAAATAGGCGGTGGAGGGTTCTCCAA GGTGTACCGAGCTGTGCACAGGCAAACAAGAGGGCTTGCGGCATGTAAAGTGATCAACCTTTACGTCAACCCCGCCTGGGGCCTTGGCACCCCCAACATCAAGGAGCTTCAAAAGGAAGTCCAGGTACACAAGGCCCTCAAAAACCCATATATCCTCGAGTTCCTGCACCACGAAACAATAAAAATCGATAATCCCGATCATTATACGCCGGGACTGTATATGCTTCTCGAGCTGGCTGTTGGTGGAGATTTGTTTGACAAGATTG CACCGGACGTTGGCGTGCCCGAAGATCTTGCCAAGTTTTACTTTGCCCAGATGGTCGCTGGCGTG GAATTCATCCACGCCAAAGGTATCGCCCACCGAGACCTTAAACCCGAAAACCTCCTTCTTGCAGCGAACGGTAACCTCAAAATCACCGACTTTGGTCTCTGCGCCGTATTCAGACACAAGGGCAAGACGAGATTACTGAGCGGGAGATGCGGAAGCCTGCCTTATGTTGCACCCGAA CTTGGTGTGCCAGCAGGACAAGGGTATGCGGCAGAACCGGTTGACATTTGGGGAATGGGTGTTGTTCTCTACACCCTCCTCGTAGGTA ATACGCCATGGGATGAACCTTCGGAAAGTAGTCCTGAGTTCTGCGCGTACAGAACGGGCGAGTTGTTCAATTATGATCCATGGACAAGAATACGCGGTCAGGCATTGG ATATTCTAAAGGGCTTGTTGTGTATCGACCCCCAGCAAAGATTAACGATCCCTGGTATCAAACACCACCCATGGTGTATGAC ACAAAGTCAACTGCGTCGCGAGCAGCTTTCCGAAGCTCTTACCCAAGGTATCCGCCAAGAGGGTATGATGGCGTATGCGGACCCCGTTTTCCGTTCAGGGGAATCTCAAGCCTACGCGGCTTC ACGCGGAGCAAGGTTGGCCGGCGATACCGATTGGCTTAACAAGGAAGAATCGCAATTCATGCGCGGGACCGGAAACATT ACGCAATCCGGTGATCTGATGACCATCACCACCCGGTTCTGGATGGCTCTCCCGCCCAACGAAGCATTCCAGATCCTCGCCGCTTTCTTGCAGTCTGATGTCGCTGATGCCAACGGTTCCGTCCGTGCTGTCGCCGCTCCATCAGCACCAGGAGACTCGTTCCCTGGTTCTCACGGAGCAGCaggcggaggcggcggcggcggcggcggagggGGTGTGATCAAACTTCACAAGGCGGCGGGACATCAGTATGTGGAGGGCAAAGTACTTGTCTTGCCTAGCGATAGTTTGGCGGCCGAGGGCCAGAGTCTGGTGATCATGCAGAGGGCCAAGGGGTCGATCTTACATTGGAGGGCATTGTGGTGGAGTGTGGTGAGAGCGAATGAGCTGCAGGATTATGTTATTCGAGGAGACATGTGA